The following nucleotide sequence is from Natronosalvus caseinilyticus.
CCCGGTCGGAGTCCTTGACGAGGTTGTCCGAGTTGCACTCGGGGCACGCACGTACCCCCTCTTGATCCTCGGTCTCGTCCGTCTCGCGCATTCGCTCCCGCTGGCGGGTGGACCGTGTCATCGCACTTTTATAGTAGTAGCACGGTATTATATAAACCTTTGGTCTGGATATTCACTGTAGGGATCGGATCGGCCGAATTCGACGGGATCGGGCGGGTTTACGCCCGATTTTCGGATCGAAACCACAACAGTTTTAGCCGGAGTACGCCGACAATTCGGCGAATGCCGGTTATCGAGTGCGACGTCGAAGACGCCCGCGACCGCCTCCAGGACGCGGGAGTGACGGTCGAGTCGGGAAACACTGATCACGAACGCTGGCGGGCGTCTCACGGGGGTGCGACGGCCGTCGCCTACGAGAACAAGGTGGTCATACAGGGCGGTAGGCCCCGCGACCTCGAGGCCCTCCTGGGCGAGGGCGGCGGTCGCGCGCACGTCTACTTCGACGGCGGCGCGCGCGGCAACCCCGGGCCCGCCGGGATCGGCTGGGTGATCGTCACGAGCGAGGGTATCGTCGGCGAGGGGAGCGAGACGATCGGGCGTGCGACGAACAACCAGGCCGAGTACGAGGCCCTGATCGCGGCGCTCGAGGCGGCCCGCGACTACGGATACGACGAGCTCCACGTGCGCGGTGATTCGGAGTTGATCGTGAAGCAGGTGCGCGGCGAGTACAACACCAATAATCCCGAACTGCGCGAAAAGCGGGTGACCGTCCACGAACTCCTTCGCGAGTTCGACGAGTGGACGCTCGAGCACGTTCCCCGCGAGGTCAACGACCGAGCGGACGCGCTGGCGAACGAGGCGTTGGATCAGGCTCAGTGAGAAGCGCGAGATCGGTTCCCTGCGGCCACGAACGTCGATCGTCACTCGTCACAGAATGTCGACGTCCACCCCCTTCTCGCCCGTACCGACATCGATGGCGCCGTTTCGGTAGATGACGATGCGGTGGCCCAGAAGCCCGAGCGAGAAGACGACATCGTCCGATCCGCCGTCCGTCCTGACCGGATCGTCGACGGCGAACACGACCGACTCGAGCGACGGCGTGCCATCGGTGATGGGGTCGAGCGTCTCCATCGGCACGTCTACAATCGCTCCTTCGACGGAGAACGCAATCGCTCCAGGCGACGTATCGGTCGACTCGACGCTGTCGTCCGCCGAAGCTGAGACCGAGTCCATCCCCGGCGATAGATCGTCAGTATCGGGCGTTTCGACGCCGACGTCCACTGTTTCGAGCCGGATCGAGGCCGGCCCTTCGAGGTCGGCCCTGACGGTTCGTGCCTCGTCGACCGAAATGTCTACGCGGACCGGTTTCAGGGATGCTCCCTCGAATTCGCCCAGCAGCTCTCTGGTCACCGTAATCACCCCTTCGGCCGCGAACGCGATCCGATTCGGCGGTCGACACTCGATGCGTTCGTCGGTCAATCGAACGTTTCGGTTTTCGCCGATGTCAACGTGAACACTCATTGTCGTTCCACTCACTCGCACATTCGCTAGCTGCATGTGAAACGATGTCGTAAAGATTCGAGACAGGTTCGCTGTCGAGTAATACGCGCGGACGAGACCGTCCGCGAGTATCGACCGAACCGGGTACTCGAAGGCATATCAGCAGGGAATAGCGTTCGCCAGTGCAACGTTGACGCGCCATCCGCACCTCATCAGTGCCAACTCGAGCCAAACACGTATCAGCTCCAGGAGATCGTAGCGTCGTCGTGAGCAGAAACAGCACGCCCAATAGCCTCGAGCCCTACCGTTCGAGACGAATGACCGGCCACGACGCGTTCGAATCCGAACCGGGTGAAAACGACGCCGACCACGCGTCCGACGCAGCGCACGACCTGCCCGCCGAGGTCGTCGACGAGGCCGAACGCCTCCGACGGCTCGAGCGAAACGCCGTCGACGAGGGAGAACGCGAGGCCTACGCCGACCGCCGGAAGCGGTTGCTCGAGGAACACGACTACACGGACCACGTCCGCGCGGACGACGGCGACGAGGTACTCGTCTTACACCCCGAGGAGTGGCACGACGAGGAAGCCGGGGTCATCAGAACGGACCGGATCGAGGACCTCACGCGCGCGGTCGAAATTCCGCTCGACGGGTCGGGCGATCCCGAGGACTGGGATACCGTCGACGAGCGAAACCGGGCGCTCGCGGCCGAAGTTCGCGACGTTCACGGCGACGTCCATGGCGACACCGCCGAGGCGCTCGCGGACTTCATGGGGAACCACTACGCGAAACCGATCACGTCGGCCTCGAGCGACGAACTCGCGGAGTTCCGGTCTGAGTACTTCGTTCGTAACGCCTGGCCCTCCGAGAAACAACGCGACGCTATAGACAACTCTCTCGAACGTATTTACGAGACGGCCGAAAAACCGGTGCCCGAATTCCGGTCGGAACCGTCCCAGTGATGTCAGAACGGGTTCTTCAGTAACTGTTCTCGATGATCTCGCCGATCTCGTCGGCGCGGTCGTCGCCCGTGACGACCTTCGAGAGCGACCACTCGAGACCGTCGAGGACGGCCTCGTAGCCGTCGTCGGTCAGTTCGTACTGGTTGGTTCGCTTGTCGAGTTCGCTCTTTTCGACCAGGCCGAGGTCGACGAGTTCGTCGAGGTTGGGGTAGAGTCGACCGTGGTTGACCTCCGTCCCGTAGTAGTCCTCAAGCTCGCGCTTGATGGCTAGGCCGTACATTGGCTCCTTCGCCAGGATGACCAGAATGTTGCGCTGAAACGCTGTAAGTTCGCGTGCGATACTCTGCTCGCCGGTGATTGCTTGTGCCTCTGACATGGATGTGCAAATGTCACCAAGATATTTAAGAGTTACCAACTATTCAATTTGCGCCAGTGCGCGGTAACGGGTGCTACGCGGGGCAGAAGGCCCGTATACGGGCGAATTTCGGTTCGTTCGGCTGCCACGTGAAACACCAGCACGTCGTGGCTCCACGGGATTACGAAAGTACTTTTTGATCGACCACGGACCTGCCTGTATGGTCAATCTCTGGGAAGACCTCGAGACCGGACCGAATGCACCGGAAACGATCTACGCTGTCGTCGAGTGTCTCAAGGGCGAGCGAAACAAGTACGAGTACGACAAGGACGTGCCGGGCGTCGTCCTGGACCGAGTGCTCCACTCGAACGTCCACTACCCCTCGGACTACGGGTTTATCCCGCAGAGTTACTACGACGACGAGGACCCCTTCGACGTGCTCGTGCTCGTCGAGGACCAGACGTTCCCCGGCTGTGTCATCGAGGCCCGTCCCGTCGCGCTCATGAAGATGGACGACGACGGCGAGCAGGACGACAAGGTCATCGCCGTCCCCGACGAGGATCCCCGGTACGATCACGTCCAGGACCTCGAGGACATCCCGCAACAGCAGCGCGACGAGATCGACGAGTTCTTCTCGACGTACAAGAACCTCGAGGAAGGCAAGGAAGTCGAGACGCAGGGCTGGGAGGACAGGCAGTCCGCCTACGACGCGATCGAGCACGCCCAGG
It contains:
- the rnhA gene encoding ribonuclease HI codes for the protein MPVIECDVEDARDRLQDAGVTVESGNTDHERWRASHGGATAVAYENKVVIQGGRPRDLEALLGEGGGRAHVYFDGGARGNPGPAGIGWVIVTSEGIVGEGSETIGRATNNQAEYEALIAALEAARDYGYDELHVRGDSELIVKQVRGEYNTNNPELREKRVTVHELLREFDEWTLEHVPREVNDRADALANEALDQAQ
- a CDS encoding DUF7108 family protein, with product MTGHDAFESEPGENDADHASDAAHDLPAEVVDEAERLRRLERNAVDEGEREAYADRRKRLLEEHDYTDHVRADDGDEVLVLHPEEWHDEEAGVIRTDRIEDLTRAVEIPLDGSGDPEDWDTVDERNRALAAEVRDVHGDVHGDTAEALADFMGNHYAKPITSASSDELAEFRSEYFVRNAWPSEKQRDAIDNSLERIYETAEKPVPEFRSEPSQ
- a CDS encoding PadR family transcriptional regulator, whose protein sequence is MSEAQAITGEQSIARELTAFQRNILVILAKEPMYGLAIKRELEDYYGTEVNHGRLYPNLDELVDLGLVEKSELDKRTNQYELTDDGYEAVLDGLEWSLSKVVTGDDRADEIGEIIENSY
- a CDS encoding inorganic diphosphatase, which translates into the protein MVNLWEDLETGPNAPETIYAVVECLKGERNKYEYDKDVPGVVLDRVLHSNVHYPSDYGFIPQSYYDDEDPFDVLVLVEDQTFPGCVIEARPVALMKMDDDGEQDDKVIAVPDEDPRYDHVQDLEDIPQQQRDEIDEFFSTYKNLEEGKEVETQGWEDRQSAYDAIEHAQGLYEEHFG